The following proteins are encoded in a genomic region of Candidatus Diapherotrites archaeon:
- a CDS encoding DEAD/DEAH box helicase produces MTSYISHPLIQEHTLERRLYQEVIAAQVMEKGNTLVVAPTALGKTVIAVLVAAHLLQKNPQRKILFLAPTKPLAVQHAARMKAFLTLEEGKINVLTGALSPDKRKALWDTSIIITATPQTIENDVLTGRQELEDVQLLIFDEAHRGVKDYAYVYLAQRYMKIRAPEGKRIILALTASPGSEEETIQDVCKNLFIQHIVVKTMQDPDVKPYVNPINVEWRRVKLPEEYREIKNHLEEFIKEQIHFFKRMGYAQKLHFPHYIKRKDIMELQIQLREDMLQYGNTKPSLYHAVSKVAALLKVTHAITLLESQGVHTLLIYFEKLYAESTRSGSSKAAKLVFENPHIRQAYVRTKVHAETKELEHPKIGLLTRLLTSQFEKNPDSRVLVFNHYRDSVAYVTEALNDHPPIRAARFIGQATKSAKDKGLSQKQQINLLELFREGTYNTLVASSVAEEGLDLPSVDLVIFYEPVPSEIRLIQRRGRTGRKEAGKVIILMAEKTMDEAMYWASMRKEKNMHATLDKLSSTATHITAPFRDQTTLAQHAEEKIIVFADTREQASSVMRELSFYTDVKVHVKQLEVGDFIVGPDVVVERKTVNDFLSSVLDGRLLNQLMDMSQAYARPVILLEGKPEELFTLRNIHEHAIIGMLSTIALTYRIPILFTRDAKESAKFLHQMAKREQVAKDREIRLRLGRKGFTLEEQQQFLVESLPLVGPNLAQSLLGHFGNIQKLTNATLEELEEVEKIGPKKAAAILKVLQAPYTSEKKEKTTRVLPPEWEKEMAEMKTVTDVPDGEELPFD; encoded by the coding sequence ATGACCTCCTATATTTCGCACCCCCTCATCCAAGAGCATACGCTCGAGCGGCGGCTCTATCAGGAAGTGATTGCCGCCCAGGTGATGGAGAAAGGGAATACCCTCGTTGTAGCTCCCACGGCCCTGGGGAAAACGGTGATAGCGGTCCTCGTGGCGGCGCATCTCCTTCAAAAAAACCCTCAAAGAAAGATATTATTTCTCGCCCCCACCAAACCATTAGCGGTCCAGCACGCGGCCCGGATGAAAGCATTCCTCACCCTCGAGGAGGGAAAAATCAATGTGCTCACGGGCGCATTATCCCCTGATAAACGGAAAGCCCTGTGGGATACCTCCATAATTATCACCGCCACTCCCCAAACCATTGAAAACGATGTCCTCACGGGGAGACAGGAACTGGAAGATGTGCAACTACTCATATTTGATGAGGCGCACCGGGGGGTGAAGGATTATGCCTATGTCTATTTGGCCCAGCGCTACATGAAAATCCGCGCCCCAGAAGGAAAAAGGATCATCCTCGCTCTGACAGCGTCCCCGGGATCGGAAGAGGAAACGATACAGGATGTGTGCAAGAACCTCTTCATCCAACACATTGTCGTGAAGACGATGCAGGACCCGGATGTCAAACCGTATGTGAATCCCATCAATGTGGAATGGCGTCGAGTGAAACTGCCGGAGGAATACCGCGAGATAAAAAACCATTTGGAAGAATTCATAAAAGAACAAATCCACTTCTTCAAACGAATGGGGTATGCGCAGAAATTGCATTTCCCCCACTACATCAAGCGGAAGGACATCATGGAATTACAGATACAGCTGCGGGAGGACATGCTGCAATACGGGAACACCAAACCATCGTTATACCATGCGGTGAGTAAAGTGGCGGCCCTCTTGAAGGTGACGCATGCTATTACCTTGTTGGAGAGCCAGGGCGTGCATACCTTACTCATTTATTTTGAAAAACTCTATGCCGAATCCACACGCAGTGGGTCATCCAAAGCCGCCAAATTGGTTTTCGAAAACCCGCATATCCGACAGGCGTATGTGCGGACCAAAGTCCATGCTGAAACTAAAGAATTAGAACACCCCAAGATAGGATTGCTCACGCGCCTGCTCACCTCCCAATTTGAGAAAAACCCAGATTCACGAGTATTGGTATTCAACCACTATAGGGACTCGGTGGCCTATGTGACGGAGGCCCTGAATGATCATCCCCCCATCCGAGCGGCGCGATTCATCGGGCAGGCCACCAAATCAGCCAAAGACAAAGGGTTGAGTCAGAAACAACAGATCAACCTGCTTGAATTATTCAGGGAGGGGACGTATAATACTCTCGTAGCTAGTTCGGTCGCGGAGGAAGGATTGGACCTTCCCTCCGTGGATTTGGTAATATTCTATGAACCGGTGCCCAGTGAAATCCGCTTAATTCAGAGACGAGGAAGGACGGGGCGAAAGGAGGCGGGAAAGGTCATCATCCTCATGGCGGAAAAGACGATGGATGAGGCCATGTATTGGGCGTCCATGCGGAAAGAGAAAAATATGCACGCCACGCTTGATAAACTCTCATCCACCGCCACCCATATCACCGCCCCGTTCAGGGACCAAACAACCCTCGCCCAGCACGCGGAAGAGAAGATCATTGTATTCGCGGACACGCGGGAGCAAGCCTCTTCGGTCATGCGCGAACTCTCATTCTACACGGATGTCAAAGTGCACGTGAAACAGTTGGAAGTAGGGGATTTTATCGTTGGACCGGATGTGGTGGTGGAACGGAAAACCGTGAATGATTTCCTGAGCAGCGTGCTGGATGGACGATTATTAAATCAGCTCATGGACATGAGCCAGGCGTATGCGCGACCGGTGATCCTACTAGAGGGAAAGCCGGAGGAATTATTCACGCTCCGCAACATCCATGAGCACGCCATCATCGGGATGCTATCTACCATTGCCCTGACGTATCGGATTCCCATTCTTTTCACTCGAGATGCCAAAGAGAGCGCCAAATTCCTCCACCAGATGGCCAAGCGGGAACAGGTGGCCAAGGATAGGGAAATACGTTTACGTCTGGGAAGGAAAGGGTTTACCCTGGAGGAACAACAGCAATTCCTCGTGGAAAGCCTCCCCCTTGTGGGGCCTAACCTGGCCCAATCCCTCCTAGGACATTTTGGAAACATCCAGAAATTGACCAATGCCACATTGGAAGAGTTGGAGGAGGTGGAGAAAATAGGCCCAAAAAAAGCCGCGGCCATCCTCAAGGTGCTGCAGGCCCCCTATACCTCCGAGAAGAAAGAGAAGACGACGCGTGTCCTCCCTCCCGAATGGGAAAAGGAAATGGCCGAAATGAAAACGGTTACGGATGTTCCGGATGGGGAGGAGTTGCCATTTGATTGA
- a CDS encoding transcription initiation factor IIB — protein sequence MAGLVCPECGSDKLRKDTEKGEIVCQKCGLIVSEDEMDFGKEWRSFDGDSFEDSARTGSPMKYVKLNKGLVTVIDRRGADARGNKLSSKSKAQMYRLIKWHKRASISSSMQRNLSIALTELRRVASYLNIPEQLVEAAALLYRKTVKKGLIRGRLIEAVVAAVLYTVCRTYQVPRTLNEMAEASGLTKKEIGRTYRFLVRELKLEVPLTNPIHYIPRFASELNLSGEVQEEGRKILEDAIGKGLISGRGPTGVAAAAVYIAGLLKGERRTQKEVANVAGVTEVTIRNRYRELKKRLDIEVSA from the coding sequence ATGGCCGGCTTGGTTTGTCCAGAATGCGGGAGCGATAAGCTCCGCAAAGATACGGAAAAAGGGGAAATAGTCTGCCAGAAATGCGGACTCATCGTTTCCGAAGACGAGATGGACTTTGGAAAAGAATGGCGGAGCTTCGACGGCGACTCTTTCGAGGATAGCGCCCGGACCGGGAGCCCCATGAAATATGTGAAGCTCAACAAGGGACTTGTTACGGTTATCGACCGCCGGGGTGCCGACGCCCGGGGAAATAAATTGTCCAGCAAGAGCAAAGCGCAAATGTACCGACTCATCAAATGGCACAAGCGCGCCAGCATCTCCAGCAGCATGCAGCGAAATCTTTCCATTGCACTGACCGAGTTGCGACGCGTGGCCAGCTACTTGAACATCCCCGAACAACTGGTGGAAGCCGCTGCCCTCCTCTACCGGAAAACTGTCAAGAAAGGACTCATTCGGGGACGGCTCATCGAAGCCGTCGTGGCGGCCGTACTTTACACGGTGTGCCGCACCTACCAGGTGCCCCGCACCCTCAATGAGATGGCCGAAGCCTCTGGATTAACCAAAAAGGAGATCGGGCGGACGTATCGTTTTCTCGTGCGCGAGCTGAAACTGGAAGTGCCCCTCACGAACCCTATCCACTATATCCCCCGCTTCGCGTCGGAATTGAATTTGAGCGGCGAGGTGCAGGAAGAAGGGCGGAAAATTTTGGAAGATGCCATAGGAAAAGGATTAATCTCCGGACGCGGACCCACGGGTGTCGCGGCCGCTGCGGTGTACATCGCCGGTCTCCTCAAAGGTGAACGGCGCACCCAGAAAGAAGTGGCCAACGTCGCGGGGGTTACGGAAGTCACCATCCGCAACCGCTACCGCGAACTCAAGAAACGATTGGATATTGAAGTGTCGGCGTAA